A stretch of Ipomoea triloba cultivar NCNSP0323 chromosome 13, ASM357664v1 DNA encodes these proteins:
- the LOC116002202 gene encoding putative late blight resistance protein homolog R1A-10 isoform X2: protein MAFIALTSLIKTIELEFLQPTPRVGELSLHDRAGINSFIASLSSLLALLQMESSGDGADRVRDLEIEIRDFALLAEDHIEIQLSNILLAQHPNDYTWFRATYELLHRTLGEAAKNATELLKILTREKESCRTSNNGGAAAIKIRNFALKAQNDIELQLSDYLVAKHTRHEGEVSQRLRQTLLEAAKIAAEFFHSILKEEQHEREREATFAALTSLRETIDDDDKAGIKSTLLENLSSLQLFLLQQSTKDTDLETEIRIFALKANHDIKIQLNNFSQEKDSRGLHQTLQEATAKATKLLNILTKEGENAREMASDALNTFMTKFYYDFLHPNPIVPLDNRAAMTSFFQNLSSLQDHLESSGAATINDLETEIRSFVLTAGDDIETQVKNLVQAKDDTDYQQNASQLNQTVEEAAGRAAKLLKIINSRSNEVDEANETQPSNTWLKHAASKSANVESDGSSHRFLKPEGRMVGRHHDCRMIKDQLFSSHFKQTIISIVGMVGIGKTTVARNVYEDPSVASYFDVRGWVTMPQDNNKSGMLSQLLQSITPKEPNVIKKGSTPHELEMQVRKCLRGRKYLIVLDNIMSNKATTCIRQCVPDDIDGSCILVTTRHFNRYDNWNSYIHNMTLLDPKESWELFCNILSIEEHLAPKLEKIRTRVVEKCDGLPQLIVEVAKRLSKCNNIQQGWKKIEKELESLGILDRNAIIVSYDILPHYLKVCFLYFGVFPKRKKVLVKMLIRLWIAEGFVKPKPWNHNELEDEAYNYLQELIDRSLLLIEDQSSEGKIKSCRMHSALHSFCVGEAQKEGILCTLNTQHHPRLPLKEFANSCRWLSFYSHSFDYYVLLGTNIPRSIFFFHKNPEMFAPLKLLKVLAFDTSISLQRVPVQLGDLVFLRYLSITQWFQDLDDVVSNNPNLETLVVSGNGAPTVHLPPSIWKPPHLRHLELGNSYLVDPPSADKENLQTLSWVVRPLHCRREVYNKFPNIKNLKIFLKDDIEPNHIGGCCSYPIILDSFDYFKRLEKLRISVSIGCNVALPELDWFPSRLKKLKLSGTNISEGDLNVIAKFPNLMVLKLENAFHGILWEVAQKGFRKLRFLLIEAKELKQWVVSSSVDFMNLRHLVLRSCTCLEQMPKNFIGYQLESIKLEGCHSSLVASAKQLQQKRISMGLFSLKL from the exons ATGGCTTTTATTGCTTTAACTTCTCTCATTAAAACCATTGAGCTTGAGTTTCTGCAACCCACCCCAAGAGTAGGGGAGCTGTCTCTCCATGATCGGGCAGGAATCAACTCTTTCATTGCAAGCCTTTCTTCTTTGCTAGCCCTTCTCCAGATGGAATCCAGTGGCGATGGTGCAGATAGAGTCAGAGATTTGGAAATCGAAATCAGAGACTTTGCACTCCTAGCTGAAGATCACATTGAAATTCAACTCAGCAACATCCTTCTGGCTCAACACCCTAATGATTACACGTGGTTTAGGGCAACATACGAACTACTGCATCGGACTTTGGGAGAAGCAGCAAAAAATGCAACAGAGCTGTTGAAGATTCTAACCAGGGAAAAGGAGTCATGT AGGACCTCCAATAATGGAGGTGCTGCTGCAATCAAAATCAGAAACTTCGCACTCAAAGCTCAAAATGACATCGAATTACAGCTAAGCGACTATCTTGTAGCCAAACACACTCGGCATGAAGGAGAAGTTTCCCAGAGACTCCGTCAAACCTTGCTAGAAGCAGCCAAAATTGCAGCAGAGTTTTTTCACAGTATCCTCAAAGAAGAACAGcatgagagagagagggaggcgACTTTTGCTGCTTTAACTTCTCTCAGGGAAacaattgatgatgatgataaagcGGGAATCAAATCCACTTTATTGGAAAACCTCTCTTCTCTGCAACTCTTTCTGCTGCAGCAATCAACCAAGGATACGGATTTGGAAACCGAGATCAGAATCTTCGCACTCAAAGCTAATCATGACATCAAAATACAACTAAACAACTTCTCTCAAGAAAAAGATTCCAGGGGACTACATCAAACCTTGCAAGAAGCAACAGCAAAAGCAACAAAGTTGTTGAACATTTTAACCAAAGAAGGAGAAAATGCAAGAGAAATGGCTAGTGATGCTTTAAATACTTTCATGACAAAATTTTATTACGACTTTTTGCATCCCAACCCTATAGTGCCTCTTGACAATAGAGCAGCAATGACATCTTTCTTCCAAAACCTTTCTTCTTTGCAAGACCACTTGGAGTCTAGTGGTGCTGCTACAATCAATGATTTGGAAACCGAAATCAGATCCTTCGTACTCACAGCTGGAGATGACATTGAAACACAAGTAAAAAATTTAGTTCAGGCCAAAGACGACACTGATTATCAACAAAACGCTTCCCAGCTCAATCAAACCGTGGAAGAAGCAGCAGGAAGAGCAGCAAAGTTGTTGAAGATAATCAACAGTAGAAGCAATGAAGTTGATGAGGCAAATGAAACTCAGCCATCAAATACTTGGTTAAAACATGCTGCTTCCAAGTCTGCCAATGTTGAGTCTGATGGATCCTCGCATCGCTTTCTAAAGCCAGAGGGAAGAATGGTTGGTCGTCACCATGATTGTAGAATGATAAAGGATCAGCTCTTTTCTTCCCATTTTAAACAAACGATAATCTCAATTGTTGGAATGGTGGGTATTGGAAAGACTACTGTAGCAAGAAATGTATATGAAGATCCATCGGTTGCATCATATTTTGATGTAAGAGGTTGGGTTACTATGCCTCAAGACAACAATAAGAGCGGAATGCTAAGCCAACTTCTTCAGTCAATTACACCAAAGGAGCcaaatgtaattaaaaaggGAAGCACTCCACATGAACTAGAAATGCAGGTACGCAAATGCTTACGTGGTAGGAAGTACCTAATTGTTTTGGACAACATTATGAGCAATAAAGCTACGACTTGCATCAGACAGTGTGTTCCTGATGACATAGATGGAAGTTGCATATTAGTAACGACTAGACACTTCAACCGATATGACAACTGGAACAGCTATATCCATAACATGACTTTGCTAGATCCAAAAGAAAGCTGGGAACTATTTTGTAATATCCTTTCTATTGAAGAGCACTTGGCCCctaaattagaaaaaattaggACCCGTGTTGTGGAGAAATGTGATGGATTACCCCAGTTAATTGTTGAAGTTGCCAAGCGTTTATCTAAATGCAACAACATACAACAAGGGTGGAAAAAGATTGAAAAGGAATTAGAGTCGTTGGGAATTCTAGATCGCAATGCAATCATTGTCAGTTACGATATATTGccacattatttgaaagtttgCTTTCTATACTTTGGAGTCTTCCCAAAACGTAAAAAAGTTCTGGTTAAAATGCTTATAAGGTTGTGGATTGCTGAGGGATTTGTAAAGCCTAAGCCATGGAATCATAATGAGTTAGAAGATGAAGCTTATAACTACTTGCAGGAGCTTATTGATAGAAGCCTTCTCTTAATTGAAGATCAAAGTTCTGAAGGCAAAATCAAGAGTTGTAGAATGCACAGTGCCTTGCATAGCTTCTGTGTAGGAGAAGCACAAAAAGAAGGTATTTTGTGTACACTAAATACTCAGCACCATCCAAGATTGCCATTAAAGGAGTTTGCAAATTCCTGTCGTTGGCTAAGCTTTTACTCACATAGTTTTGACTATTATGTGCTCCTTGGTACAAACATCCCTcgctccattttcttcttccataAAAATCCTGAAATGTTTGCTCCTCTCAAGCTGTTGAAAGTTTTGGCTTTTGATACTTCTATATCACTTCAAAGGGTGCCGGTGCAATTAGGGGATTTAGTTTTTCTGAGATACCTATCCATAACACAATGGTTCCAGGATCTGGATGATGTAGTGTCAAATAATCCAAACTTAGAGACACTTGTTGTTTCCGGTAATGGAGCACCAACAGTCCATTTGCCACCTAGTATTTGGAAACCACCACACTTAAGGCATCTTGAACTTGGCAATTCATATTTGGTAGATCCTCCAAGTGCAGATAAAGAGAATTTACAAACATTATCTTGGGTGGTGAGACCACTTCATTGCAGAAGAGAGGTGTACAACAAGTTCCCTAACAtaaaaaatctgaaaattttCCTGAAGGATGACATTGAGCCCAATCACATTGGAGGATGTTGCAGCTATCCTATTATTTTGGATAGTTTTGACTATTTTAAAAGGCTTGAGAAGCTAAGAATCTCAGTCTCTATTGGTTGCAATGTAGCCCTTCCAGAACTGGATTGGTTTCCTTCACGACTGAAGAAGTTGAAGTTGAGTGGGACTAATATTTCTGAGGGGGATTTAAATGTAATTGCCAAGTTTCCAAATCTTATGGTGCTCAAGTTGGAAAATGCTTTTCATGGAATATTATGGGAAGTAGCTCAAAAAGGATTTCGTAAATTAAGATTCTTGCTCATTGAAGCTAAAGAGCTCAAGCAGTGGGTAGTTAGCTCCTCGGTTGACTTTATGAACCTCAGACACTTAGTCTTAAGATCCTGTACTTGTTTGGAACAGATGCCAAAGAATTTTATAGGTTACCAGTTGGAGTCAATTAAGTTGGAGGGATGTCACTCTTCCCTTGTCGCTTCTGCCAAGCAGTTACAACAGAAGAGAATATCCATGggactttttagtttaaaactTTAA
- the LOC116002202 gene encoding putative late blight resistance protein homolog R1A-10 isoform X1, with product MAFIALTSLIKTIELEFLQPTPRVGELSLHDRAGINSFIASLSSLLALLQMESSGDGADRVRDLEIEIRDFALLAEDHIEIQLSNILLAQHPNDYTWFRATYELLHRTLGEAAKNATELLKILTREKESCVSEQEMASVALINLIPKLKYYFLLPFPTLYLGDETAMKSFFRNLSFLQRTSNNGGAAAIKIRNFALKAQNDIELQLSDYLVAKHTRHEGEVSQRLRQTLLEAAKIAAEFFHSILKEEQHEREREATFAALTSLRETIDDDDKAGIKSTLLENLSSLQLFLLQQSTKDTDLETEIRIFALKANHDIKIQLNNFSQEKDSRGLHQTLQEATAKATKLLNILTKEGENAREMASDALNTFMTKFYYDFLHPNPIVPLDNRAAMTSFFQNLSSLQDHLESSGAATINDLETEIRSFVLTAGDDIETQVKNLVQAKDDTDYQQNASQLNQTVEEAAGRAAKLLKIINSRSNEVDEANETQPSNTWLKHAASKSANVESDGSSHRFLKPEGRMVGRHHDCRMIKDQLFSSHFKQTIISIVGMVGIGKTTVARNVYEDPSVASYFDVRGWVTMPQDNNKSGMLSQLLQSITPKEPNVIKKGSTPHELEMQVRKCLRGRKYLIVLDNIMSNKATTCIRQCVPDDIDGSCILVTTRHFNRYDNWNSYIHNMTLLDPKESWELFCNILSIEEHLAPKLEKIRTRVVEKCDGLPQLIVEVAKRLSKCNNIQQGWKKIEKELESLGILDRNAIIVSYDILPHYLKVCFLYFGVFPKRKKVLVKMLIRLWIAEGFVKPKPWNHNELEDEAYNYLQELIDRSLLLIEDQSSEGKIKSCRMHSALHSFCVGEAQKEGILCTLNTQHHPRLPLKEFANSCRWLSFYSHSFDYYVLLGTNIPRSIFFFHKNPEMFAPLKLLKVLAFDTSISLQRVPVQLGDLVFLRYLSITQWFQDLDDVVSNNPNLETLVVSGNGAPTVHLPPSIWKPPHLRHLELGNSYLVDPPSADKENLQTLSWVVRPLHCRREVYNKFPNIKNLKIFLKDDIEPNHIGGCCSYPIILDSFDYFKRLEKLRISVSIGCNVALPELDWFPSRLKKLKLSGTNISEGDLNVIAKFPNLMVLKLENAFHGILWEVAQKGFRKLRFLLIEAKELKQWVVSSSVDFMNLRHLVLRSCTCLEQMPKNFIGYQLESIKLEGCHSSLVASAKQLQQKRISMGLFSLKL from the coding sequence ATGGCTTTTATTGCTTTAACTTCTCTCATTAAAACCATTGAGCTTGAGTTTCTGCAACCCACCCCAAGAGTAGGGGAGCTGTCTCTCCATGATCGGGCAGGAATCAACTCTTTCATTGCAAGCCTTTCTTCTTTGCTAGCCCTTCTCCAGATGGAATCCAGTGGCGATGGTGCAGATAGAGTCAGAGATTTGGAAATCGAAATCAGAGACTTTGCACTCCTAGCTGAAGATCACATTGAAATTCAACTCAGCAACATCCTTCTGGCTCAACACCCTAATGATTACACGTGGTTTAGGGCAACATACGAACTACTGCATCGGACTTTGGGAGAAGCAGCAAAAAATGCAACAGAGCTGTTGAAGATTCTAACCAGGGAAAAGGAGTCATGTGTAAGTGAGCAAGAGATGGCTAGTGTTGCTTTAATTAATCTCATCCCAAAATTGAAGTATTACTTTTTGCTACCCTTCCCAACGCTGTATCTTGGTGATGAAACAGCAATGAAATCCTTCTTCAGAAATCTTTCTTTTCTGCAGAGGACCTCCAATAATGGAGGTGCTGCTGCAATCAAAATCAGAAACTTCGCACTCAAAGCTCAAAATGACATCGAATTACAGCTAAGCGACTATCTTGTAGCCAAACACACTCGGCATGAAGGAGAAGTTTCCCAGAGACTCCGTCAAACCTTGCTAGAAGCAGCCAAAATTGCAGCAGAGTTTTTTCACAGTATCCTCAAAGAAGAACAGcatgagagagagagggaggcgACTTTTGCTGCTTTAACTTCTCTCAGGGAAacaattgatgatgatgataaagcGGGAATCAAATCCACTTTATTGGAAAACCTCTCTTCTCTGCAACTCTTTCTGCTGCAGCAATCAACCAAGGATACGGATTTGGAAACCGAGATCAGAATCTTCGCACTCAAAGCTAATCATGACATCAAAATACAACTAAACAACTTCTCTCAAGAAAAAGATTCCAGGGGACTACATCAAACCTTGCAAGAAGCAACAGCAAAAGCAACAAAGTTGTTGAACATTTTAACCAAAGAAGGAGAAAATGCAAGAGAAATGGCTAGTGATGCTTTAAATACTTTCATGACAAAATTTTATTACGACTTTTTGCATCCCAACCCTATAGTGCCTCTTGACAATAGAGCAGCAATGACATCTTTCTTCCAAAACCTTTCTTCTTTGCAAGACCACTTGGAGTCTAGTGGTGCTGCTACAATCAATGATTTGGAAACCGAAATCAGATCCTTCGTACTCACAGCTGGAGATGACATTGAAACACAAGTAAAAAATTTAGTTCAGGCCAAAGACGACACTGATTATCAACAAAACGCTTCCCAGCTCAATCAAACCGTGGAAGAAGCAGCAGGAAGAGCAGCAAAGTTGTTGAAGATAATCAACAGTAGAAGCAATGAAGTTGATGAGGCAAATGAAACTCAGCCATCAAATACTTGGTTAAAACATGCTGCTTCCAAGTCTGCCAATGTTGAGTCTGATGGATCCTCGCATCGCTTTCTAAAGCCAGAGGGAAGAATGGTTGGTCGTCACCATGATTGTAGAATGATAAAGGATCAGCTCTTTTCTTCCCATTTTAAACAAACGATAATCTCAATTGTTGGAATGGTGGGTATTGGAAAGACTACTGTAGCAAGAAATGTATATGAAGATCCATCGGTTGCATCATATTTTGATGTAAGAGGTTGGGTTACTATGCCTCAAGACAACAATAAGAGCGGAATGCTAAGCCAACTTCTTCAGTCAATTACACCAAAGGAGCcaaatgtaattaaaaaggGAAGCACTCCACATGAACTAGAAATGCAGGTACGCAAATGCTTACGTGGTAGGAAGTACCTAATTGTTTTGGACAACATTATGAGCAATAAAGCTACGACTTGCATCAGACAGTGTGTTCCTGATGACATAGATGGAAGTTGCATATTAGTAACGACTAGACACTTCAACCGATATGACAACTGGAACAGCTATATCCATAACATGACTTTGCTAGATCCAAAAGAAAGCTGGGAACTATTTTGTAATATCCTTTCTATTGAAGAGCACTTGGCCCctaaattagaaaaaattaggACCCGTGTTGTGGAGAAATGTGATGGATTACCCCAGTTAATTGTTGAAGTTGCCAAGCGTTTATCTAAATGCAACAACATACAACAAGGGTGGAAAAAGATTGAAAAGGAATTAGAGTCGTTGGGAATTCTAGATCGCAATGCAATCATTGTCAGTTACGATATATTGccacattatttgaaagtttgCTTTCTATACTTTGGAGTCTTCCCAAAACGTAAAAAAGTTCTGGTTAAAATGCTTATAAGGTTGTGGATTGCTGAGGGATTTGTAAAGCCTAAGCCATGGAATCATAATGAGTTAGAAGATGAAGCTTATAACTACTTGCAGGAGCTTATTGATAGAAGCCTTCTCTTAATTGAAGATCAAAGTTCTGAAGGCAAAATCAAGAGTTGTAGAATGCACAGTGCCTTGCATAGCTTCTGTGTAGGAGAAGCACAAAAAGAAGGTATTTTGTGTACACTAAATACTCAGCACCATCCAAGATTGCCATTAAAGGAGTTTGCAAATTCCTGTCGTTGGCTAAGCTTTTACTCACATAGTTTTGACTATTATGTGCTCCTTGGTACAAACATCCCTcgctccattttcttcttccataAAAATCCTGAAATGTTTGCTCCTCTCAAGCTGTTGAAAGTTTTGGCTTTTGATACTTCTATATCACTTCAAAGGGTGCCGGTGCAATTAGGGGATTTAGTTTTTCTGAGATACCTATCCATAACACAATGGTTCCAGGATCTGGATGATGTAGTGTCAAATAATCCAAACTTAGAGACACTTGTTGTTTCCGGTAATGGAGCACCAACAGTCCATTTGCCACCTAGTATTTGGAAACCACCACACTTAAGGCATCTTGAACTTGGCAATTCATATTTGGTAGATCCTCCAAGTGCAGATAAAGAGAATTTACAAACATTATCTTGGGTGGTGAGACCACTTCATTGCAGAAGAGAGGTGTACAACAAGTTCCCTAACAtaaaaaatctgaaaattttCCTGAAGGATGACATTGAGCCCAATCACATTGGAGGATGTTGCAGCTATCCTATTATTTTGGATAGTTTTGACTATTTTAAAAGGCTTGAGAAGCTAAGAATCTCAGTCTCTATTGGTTGCAATGTAGCCCTTCCAGAACTGGATTGGTTTCCTTCACGACTGAAGAAGTTGAAGTTGAGTGGGACTAATATTTCTGAGGGGGATTTAAATGTAATTGCCAAGTTTCCAAATCTTATGGTGCTCAAGTTGGAAAATGCTTTTCATGGAATATTATGGGAAGTAGCTCAAAAAGGATTTCGTAAATTAAGATTCTTGCTCATTGAAGCTAAAGAGCTCAAGCAGTGGGTAGTTAGCTCCTCGGTTGACTTTATGAACCTCAGACACTTAGTCTTAAGATCCTGTACTTGTTTGGAACAGATGCCAAAGAATTTTATAGGTTACCAGTTGGAGTCAATTAAGTTGGAGGGATGTCACTCTTCCCTTGTCGCTTCTGCCAAGCAGTTACAACAGAAGAGAATATCCATGggactttttagtttaaaactTTAA